Within the Miscanthus floridulus cultivar M001 chromosome 17, ASM1932011v1, whole genome shotgun sequence genome, the region GGTAACAAGTAGATGGAACAACAAGAAAACAAACTAACTATACAAGAAATCTAAACACTGCAACAACCCATCTACACTATCACAACGACAAGCACATATCCATATCTCTTAACCTCATCTATACTTGATAATAAAAGGCAAAATTTCAGGCTATTTTTTTGTCCATCCATTTTTTGGTCTGTCTCCCTCTAACTATTGGATAATATAGAGTTTCTTCTATCCGGACTTATATATAACATGTACTCATACGAGTTAAAATAGCTCTTGTCTAACATGGTACGGAGTCCGATCTGGATAAATAGGAGTTATATTCTGATCCAAATAGATCTCTTCAATCATGAATCTTAATAAAAATCCTAAACTAAATAGAATAGGAGTTCTAATCAAATAGTAAAAGTAAGAGTATAAATTTGTATACGTATCTCATCTTACTTAGTTTctatttttaattttctttgtttgcttttttttccCAACGTGACTTTGGATTTTATTGTTTAGAATAGGAGTTCTAATCAAATAGTAAAAGTAAGAGTACAAATATGTATACGTATCTCATCTTATTTGGtttatatttttaatttttttccatTTGCTTTTTTCCCGACCGTGACTTTGATAGTTTCCATTTTGCTCCAGAACTCCATTGGATACATTTATGAAAAGAAGTACAACAAACATTTGGAATCTGCAGCAATGGACTTGCAGCCCCATGCTACGTGCAGAGGAATTTTTATCTAGCATATATATAACTCATACTGTTTAGATGCTAATAAGAGCATTGGCATTGGCATGGGCAAAATAAATTGAGTGTTCCTGTGGTTCCTGAACTTGTGGAAACAAGTGACAGACCTTCtaaacattttttttttgcatcATGCAGATTTTCCAAGGCCACCTTGTTTCAGGACGAGGTAATCACAATATTGTGTTCTTAGCCAGTTTTGGATACCCCTTTGCATGAATATATGTTTTTTAAGTTCTTATTCTGCATTCTCAACTTTTTAaatctacatgcttttgttgaGCAGCATCAGTGCCAAAAAAAAATTGGAAATATTATTGTCAACTTAGGTGCCATGGGTTAGCAATTAGATAGGTTTTGCATGCTATAGGAACATTGCTGTCTCTCTGGCAACAACCCAGCCATGGTCATGTTTGTGTCAGGAATAATCCACTGTATTCATTTAATTGATTGATCTTACATGTTTGATCAAACTTTCTAATTTGTTGTTTGTGACGAAATGTATATTATTATTTCGATCAAGTTTCGTACACTCTTTTGCATGTTAGCGGTTTTCAATTTTATTAATTAGTGCCACACCTAAACTAAAACCACCTCTTCTTATTGCTATATTACCCTGACTTAAAGTAGTACAAAGAGTCATGATGAGTTACCTAAACTTTTTTATTAATATACTACAATACGTTCAAAATGAATTATAACGATATTTTTTTGTTCCTATTGCAACACACGTTAATTTTCATCTTTTGATCTAAATAACGTCGGTCAGGAACTTTGCGCCACTACTACAGACAGCTTATCACCGAACCCCCTTTACCGACGGTTTTGGCCCCAGTTGGTAAAAGTCGGCGGTGTTCGGCGAGTTTCATCTCCGCCGGTTGCGCACCAGCGGTAACGATGATCTCGTGACCAACGCTGGGCGAGCTCACAGGCCGGTGTTGACATTGTACACATCAATGCCGGCTTGTCATGCTAACCGGCGGTAATGATGGAACCATCGACGCCGGACCGGCATTCCATCAAGAAGCATAGTAAGTAGCATGTAGTTTGCAATCTTTTATCTAGTGCCATACCTATTGCCAATCAATGAACAGTGCTAGATTATGCCACAACTTCAGTAGCATTTGCCGATTCACAAAAAGGATTAAAAATTTTATCAGCAGCGTTGGTGTCTTAATCATCACCGCCGGATGGTACACCGGCCCGGCGACGATGGTTCCCTCATTACCAATGAACGGTATGCCAGCCCATCGTCGATGGTTCCAGTATCACCGCTAGATGGTATGTTGGACTGGCATACCATCAGTGGGGGTGCTGCATGcccataccgaacatgtccggtatgcataccagaTGCGTCGAGTATCCGTCAGCAGAGCAGGATTTCCACTCCAATTGCCCCAATCCTCTCACTGGTTGATCATAGAGTTTCGATTAATTATCCGTTGTGTTCTGCAAACcttgtgacctagtttggttAAGGTGCTTGTAAAACACTTAGACAATTGATCTTTGTTCTATATTTCAACTAAATTGAGATATCTTTTGGACATGCTTCTAAGACCAATCTTTGTGGTATGCCTACTTGGATACAGGGCAGCAAAGGATGGCGGGACATAAGGATGGCAAGGTCGAGCCTCGTTCCAAGGCCAAGCATGACCCCCCGAGCTGCTTTTGAGAGACACAAGAAGGCAAGACAAGAGATGCATCCTAGGTTCAGTCAGGAGGAGAGCAGCAGGAGACCTACTAGAGGTGCTTCATAGTACAGAGAGAGTGGTGATGGCAGTAGCCCCTTTTCTAATGATGATGAGACTGAGGATTACAGAGTTGAGAACAGGAAGAGAAAGAGCATCGACAGAGAGTCAGATGATAACAGTCCAGATGATGaggaggagattgaggaggaggaggcacctcCAGTTCAGCACCCACCTCAGGGAGGACAACCAGCTCACAGTATTCACTTTGGTATGCTTGAGGTGCATAGCACCAAGATACCCAGCTATGTTGCTACAGTGAACTACAAGGCTAAAGGTATCACCGAGAGAGCTAGAGGGTAAAGGAGAATTGATCCTAGGAGTCAGCCAGAGAGTTGCCCATATGATCATAGGTTTCGCGCTATGTTTCAGCTTGATTTTTATACTAGTGTGATCCTCTCTAGGAACCCAGTTATGGCTAAGCCTCAGTGGATTGATTGGACACATGTTAGAGTTACAGAAGCGCTCTCTTGATGATGCTATTGCTACTTGTCAGCGCATCGGTGTGCACTAGCTCATGGAGTTTTAGCATCCCTGGAACTCTGAAGTTATTGCGCAGTTCTATGCTACCCTGTTTGTAGAGGAGGAGCCGAGGCGTATGCACTAGATGTTAGAGGAACAGTGGTACGCTGTTGACTATGCAGTCTTCGTAGTGCATCTAGGTATTTCAGAGGAGGAGCTTCAGAGAGACAAGATTCACACTGAGCAGGTATTACCTCCTGAGAGGATGGCTTATATGTATAGAGGTGGCTCAGTTGGGAAGGTGAATGGCCTTCATCCCACTTACAGGTACCTagataggatgttcaggaagacgattgactgcaagggtggtgaCAAAGGCACTATTAtagattactccaggaaccttctccataggatggcaccagaTGCTCACCCCTTTAGTATCTTTGATTTTATCTAGTGTGAGATCTAAAGTGTTGGTGAGATGCCCATCAAGGGCTGTGGCTTTGGTCCATACattatgcatatgattgagcaagtGACAGGGCACCAGTTTGATTATGACAGACCTCACAAGGTTCTGAAGATAGTGACTGATCTGATAGAGGTAGGAGTATCCCCACCTGGTCTAGGgggaacagcagcagcagtagaggTAGATGCACCTCAGGGTGGTGCAGCAGTAGGACCTTCACCTCCACCACGTGCTCCTCCACGTTCTTCTTCACATTGCCACAGCCCTCCTTATCCTATTCATAAGCTcttcagtgctatctttgggatgtgcaaggacagtGAAGTCAGATAGAGGAAGGAGAgtgaggctaggaggaaggatacccGCACGCTCAAGATGATTTCCCAAAATCTTGAGCttaatcctcctaggtctcctattTAGATGACGACCCCCTCCAGTGAGAATGAGACTGAGGAAAAGAGACAGGTCAGGCATGACTGACAGTTTGCTGAGTTTCTTCAGTGACAGGAGCAGCAGCAGTCTCAGCAGCAGCAGGAGTAGGCACCGGAGCACCCTGACACCTTGCCACTCCAGGCATGTGTGCCTTCTGACTTTCAGCCATGTCCTAGTGCAAGAGAGGCCTTTGCTTCAGACTTTTGGGATGACCTCACTAGTGGATACGGCTACTATGGGTTTGGTGGCTATGGCCCTGCTGGTGATGGTGGTTCTCATCCACCTGGTGCAACACActcagaggatgaggatgatggtggacaggatgatgatgaggaggaggagtgaTCATAGCTTCCAGATacagcttgcagcccctttgtgCTTTGTTGATCTTCTGACTACCTTTTGTGGTGATGGATGAcaaagggagggagagagagagagagagagattaaagCTTCAGGGTGTTTCATTTGCTTAGCTTTCTACCTGGACATACTTACTGTAGCTGTAGTTATCTTTTGTATCTTATGAGCTTTATTGTTGTATCATTTTGAGTTGAGACAGATTATATGAGCTTTATCTTTATATCATGTATGAGACGAGACTTGTTCTTGTTGGATGTATCTTTTGAGACtcatgagacatgatctttatcttgtAATATAATCTATCTTAGTggtttgtggacttgagaaaatttgtgatGAGTGCTATATGTGTGATATTCATGTGTTGTATCTATTTTTATAAGGACCATGCATGTCTTAGAATGAAAATGTATGGTGTGATGCTTttatattgattcttgtgtgatatatcttgtcatatgcatcacgattttattttgtcacacacacttgcaccccatggatgcaatgatttagggggagtctcatatatgttttaatatgtgcaattggcatttgaggtcattttgtgaattccattcataagcacatattaagggggagtttctcataaatcattgaacccaaaagctttaATGTTTAATAtctttttgtaagctttaatcaagttgtcatcaatcaccaaaaagggggagattgaaagtgcatcaatccctttagtgggttttggatgattgaatgacaaggTGATTAAAGgcctaacccgtttgctaagtgttggaCAAGAAATGGGTTATCTtacaggtatttgatgaaagcaaaaatgatgtgttgttgtataaataatctagttcaaatacaagacaataatgcaaatgtaaTCCTTGCAAGGCTTATTCATTGTGGGATTTCGATGACTCATATGAAAGCAAGCACGTtgaaaaaaataattaatgagatataagggattgcatatggaatggtctcacttTTTAGAGCTTGCTATATTGAAAGACAATTATACAAATGATCTTGATGAATGATTCAACACCAAGTGTGACTTGatagcttgagatggtgaagatagcaaggaaaggcttcgaggtactaaagcaagggtgaaggacaaGCGACAGCTTGGCAACtgaggaacctagctagggtgaagaagggagtacttgcatttagttgaggtaccaaTCAAACTATGATGGTCACATTGAATTGGAGGATCAAACACATTGGATGAAATGTGGaaatgacttgatacatttggagtTAATTCACATTtgttgaatggaatcaagtcacatgctcaagatggctatgctcaaggagAAAATCAAGATCGACATGATTGACAtcctcaattgatgatgattgaAGTCTATGGCATTTGGTTTGAAGGAAATCAACTCAAGCAGCTCAACTCTGGtttcatttgatcttgagttaataggtatgtcgtactattaagagggatgcatcatgttgatagatacttattcatcagtgctcaagccaacctatgtgaagtttgagtgtttgagagccaAAAGAGCTAACCAGTTTTTGCTAAGTCTGGTATTGATACCGGATATGTTCGGTATCTGCTCAGCCACAGCAGCTTTCTCAGTGTTCTTGGTTtggttcgccgggagttccgacaaacATCGGGAGTTCTGGGAGTCGAAAGTTCCGGCAATCGTCGGGAGTTTTGGCGTCTCGCTGCGTTACTTAGTGATCGTTAGAGCTGTATGGGTaggtattgataccggacgtgtccagtattccCCCAACGGCTAGTTAACagctagtttttcaaaggggctataaataccccttagcCTTCACCTTTGGAGGTCGCTGATTCTACTGACATTCatacacatttttgagccttgagGATTCTCTCCAAccatctcttagtgagtgattgattcaaatttgcaaaatccatcttgtgggttgagtgagattcaaattaagagcaagccacccttgagcacttgtgcatatttgttGATCTCATGATTttctttgttactcttggactctttggtcttagatggctaggcgtcgcctgagagcacccaagagattgtggtgtgcctcgggaAGTTTGTAACGGTTCGATTCCATCGCTGCAAAAGGGaaggaatcatctagtggaaggaggcaAAGGAGctagaaaagactccggctagagtggccttcgtggttctctagagctgacctttgttgggtcgctcgcagccccctcaacggacaGTAGGACTCAATGGAGTCCGAACTTCTGTagaacaaatatcgtgtctcgatCTCTCTCTCTTTTGGGATTTGTGATATTTGTGTGTTGCTTGAGCTTGCAAACAGGTTACCAAAAGGTGTCAGCAACTTGGTGCAAAAGGAGGAATCAAAAGGAAGAAGTTGGGAGCTGATCTGCATAGCCCGCatataccggacgcatccggtattgGGGAGCAGTgctgattttatttatttgttgctctaactttgtgttgcagggttgtatcTTCTAGATTGTTCCTATACACCTTATTTTCTCTGTTGGCTTCCTCGTGAGGGGTTTTGTTCTCTGACTTGGGGTTTCCAAGTAATTGTAAACTCCAACAATAATCATTTCCGCATTTTGAAGGGTTgaattttagaaacgcctattcacccccctttaggtGGCATCCTCGGTCCTTTCAACATGTTACCAACTATGTATGTTAATGTGGTAACACAAATGGCATGCAAGTAAATATTAGACCAATCTTCATACATGTATATTGTTGTGCGACTTCAAACAGGCATACTTAAGAACAATAGGTCATGCGATCCTAACTTAAGTTGGCAAAATAAGTAGGACCCAGCATTAGTGTAGGAGATCATATGGACATATGACAAAGAGGGGTGGGTAATTTGGACCTAACATGGTTGAAGACTTGTCTTATCATTCCTATATATACAGTCATGTGTAAGCATTCCTTTACCATGTATTTTCGATTACCGATCGATATTGAAGGCCCTGTTGGCATGGCTTCACTTCACCAATGAAACCATTTTTGGCTACAGCTCCATAAACAACTCCATTAGTGGAGCAAGAGCCATTTTGGTAAACCGATGGGCAAAGCAGCTCCACTTGCTATATGGAGAGAACATTGCTAGATAGAAGTCTATAAAAATGTTTTACTTTTATAACTCCCCTTGCCACAATTATGATTGAACTTTGACTTGAATTCCTTAGAAAAATATGGCATTGGAAATAAAAAGGTTTGTATACTACAGAAGTACCCTTTTTTGGTGAATACACTAATAGAATTTATTTTATAATGCCACTACATTTTCATGCACAACGATTGTCAGAGTTTGAGAAAGTATGAGTGACAGAAATCTTAAAGTTAAGGGACCTATATTACAGTTGGTTGAATTATAACATATTGATTATTTTGAGTTATAAAGTAGTAGTAAATGAAGAGTTGAAGTTATGTCTTTAAGATAGAAAAAATTAATAAGGACTAATTAACAAAAAAAACAGGCAAAGCACAAAAATGCACTAATCACATTCCAAAGTTGGTCTTCTATTTGAACATACTTTTGAAAAGTTAAGGAAGATATAAGTGCAAGCTAAACATATTCAGCCGTGCAATAGAAGTCTTCTATCTGAGCATATATAAAAATTTGATAAATATAGGAAACTCTAAATGCAAGCCAAACATATGTGAGGGCCATAAAAGCATTCCACTAATCAGATTGATTTCCATATGCATGCCTTATTTAGAAGCTAGGCTTgactatatatatacacatgggGTCCAAGCTTCCATCCACCTCAATGCTCTCCTATGCACAAAGATCCATATAAAGAGAAGAAAAAACATCACAAGCTAGCCATGGCTAGCAGGAAGAATAGCATCGCTGGggccaccacatcatcaattgcGATCATGGTGGCATTGACACTACTGACCACACTTTTGACGACGATGGCAAATGCACAACCATACTTGGCAATGCCACCTGGCGTGGTTGGGGATTTGCTGCCACAGGGGAGAGTACCTCCCTCCGGGCCTAGCCATCCACTGCCCATGGTGGCGATGCCACCACCATGTTTAATACCACCCGTCGGACCTAGGAAGCCTCCTTCCACGGTGGCGATGCCACCTGATGGGGTTGGGGATTTCCTACCACGAGGAAGAGTACCACCCTCCGGGCCTAGCCATCCGCCACCCTTGGTGGCAATGCCACCACAATGGAGGATACCTCCCTCTGGGCCTAGCATGTCACCGCCTTCTGGGCCTAGAAAGCCACCACGGAGGATAATACCACGCTGCGGCGAACCTACCAAGCCACCGTCCATGGAGGAAATGATCGACCATGGTAAGCATGTGCTCGATTTGAATGAGAAACTTGTTGATAATGGAGGGATGAATACACAAGGCTGACGCGATGTAACTTCTAAGGAAAAACATAAATAATAAGAGCACTCTGAGTTGTTTGTTTTTCTTGAGTTCATGCATATGGTTTGGGAAATATTCTCTTCGCAACCCGAATGTCACTTTTGCTTCAAAGATGAAGTGGCCTACAATATCGTTCGGACAACCACCATCTCAACCTTGTGTTGTAAGATACTCTAGTTTCTTGCAAACTGACAGCAAACAAACAACGCATATCACTAACAAGCCAACAAGAAGGTGTAGTTCAATTTCTTCGACTTAGGACTAGATTgacaaaagaaactaaaacttaTGAATCGAAGTGTAAATAACTACTAGGACTCTACTTTTTGAGATGCTACATTTTATTTTTAGTGGCTATTGAAAACAACATTCACCTCTAAAATATTGTCGTGTGCCTTAAAGGATTTTTCTTGCACTTATCTTGCCCTACCTCTCCCAATTCACAAGCCGACCAAGAATGACCTTCTCCCATTGATTGACAAGGTGGTTGATTACCTCCCTGGATGGAAGGCTTTCCTTAATGCACAAATCTGGTCGATTGATCATGGTTAAGGTGGTTTTAACTACACTCCCCATCTACCTCATGATCGTATGGACTTGCCTAAGTTGGTTATCAAGACAATTGATAAGTGGCGCAGACGCTTCCTTTGGAAAGGCCAAGAGCAACAAAATGGTGTGAACTATCTAGTTGCTTTAGAAAAAGTGTTGCATCTTCTTCAATATGGTGGTCATACAGTTCATAACTTAGAAAGTCTTGGTTGGGCATTGCACATCCGTGGCTTTGGGCACAAAAAACCGATGCATCTAGATCTTGGGCAGGATTGCCAATCCAGGTGCCACAAAATGACATAGCCCTCTTCAATGATGCTGTTGAAACTTTAGTTGACAATGGGGAGTCAACTAAATTTTGGTCGAATAGATGGTTGCAAGGTAGGAAAATCTCTGAACTCGCACCCAATCTATTTAACTTGGTCTCCAAAAGAGATGTAAAGCAACGCACGGTGGTCTAGGCCCCGGGTAGCAGATATTAGAGGGGCTTTGAATGTAAAAGTGCTAAGAGAGTAGCTGTTTTATTTGGGGGTTGGTTGATGGCCTAGTTTTACAGCCAACAGTTTTAGCACAAATAGAAGCTAAGTATTACTGGAACATACAGCAGCAGGTCTGCATACAATGCTTTTTTTTCCTTGGAAGCATCAGGTTCGTGCCTCGGAAGCGTATTTGGAGAGGCTGGGCACCATTGCGACGTAAATTTTCTGTTTGGTTGGCCGTTAACAACAGTTGTTGGACTACCAATTGCCTGGCCAAGCGTGGGCTTCCTCGCCCAATAGCATGCCTACTTTGTGATTAGGCTGAGGAAAATATTCAACACATCCTCATATCATGTGTGTTGGCCTGGCAAATTTGGAAACTGAATTTACAAAAGCTAGACATGTTATCTTGTACTCCTCAAGGATCCAATATTTTCTTCTCTGGTTGGTGGTGTGACACCATCAAAGGGGTTCCAAGGGGTTCACACAAAGGCTTCAATAGTCTGATCATTTAGTTGCTTTATTGGGAATTATGAAATCACCAAAATGCTTGCGTTTTTTAAGGTGCTAGGCCTAGTATAGAGGTGCTGCTTCAATCTGTGGCCAATGAGAGTAATCTATGGTGTATACATGGCAGGAGCCTCGGCCTTACATGAATTCCTTGCTAGGTCGTTGGTCTTGGTTCTTCCTTAGGTATTGGTCATTTGAGGTTGTTGATCATGTTTTCCTAGTTTATTTTCTAGCATGTTGTATTGACTAAACCCCGTTAGGGGTTGCGTATAAGAGGGGGTTTCTAACGTCCCTCCCTTTGTATTTTTTTattcttcttcttaatgaaatgacatgcaGCTCCATAATTTGGGAAAAAATAGTGGAGGCCCATTGTTGTAGCCCATGTGTAGATATTGATTTTTGGGTACAGATATCTAAAGAAAGACAAATCTTAAAATAGAGCTACATTTTAGAAAATGGTCCATTAATTAAAGAGGCTCCCCTCTAAAATGGACCTTTATATGAGGTTCTCTTAAGAAAATGCCTCTAAAAATAAGGCTACTTTCACAGGGCCTCTTAAGAAAGAACCTCTAGAAAAAACAGTTGTAAATAAATCCATAGCTTTTTCATAGgagacactagtagagaacagacctttgatcctcgaccaaaatgggctctagtcccggaattttttgcccccgggactagaaatacctttagtcctggttggaggctccaaccaggactaaaggtccctgcccaacggctactgcgccagacagaggtggcagggacctttagtcccggttggagccaccaaccgggactaaaggtatacttttactcccggttggtggctccaaccgggagtaaaggtctactcccgggccgtggctgcgcccggggttggaaagttacctttagtcccggttggatccatcaaccgggactaaatgttctccctttataaatcggccgtctcctccttcctcccggccccgagcccgagctcagcacattttgaagctcactgcagtagtgttcttgcttcctccctccctccattgttccttcatccattcttcgattcctccgtcgatttcttcgattcctccatcgattcttcagttgtaaaggttaccaatctcatactctcattttttaccattatcTTATGccgttttgttcactatatatatttatggttctttattgtggtttttttcatttgtaagcaatttgagctcaaaatcacttcaagcttgtatatttacatgaaagaaggttaaagtatatataaatataaagttagaaaatagttagaaaattatagcaaatccttactagttgaacttgcggaccgtgttcaggtcggcgaggatgttctctaccgagcggtaacggacgtcaaggaggagctttgattctacgagggagagcgacaacggtcgtggaagaccgtgttcccttcctcgtagaatcggagctcttccttgaccaagtacggtgttgttcggtggagaaatgctcgccgagctgatcatgtaagcaaggtcaactagtacggatggttatttattcacatgtcccgatatcgtcgcagtagtctgtcaatcaccgtacctaaacgtagtatatataaatataaagttagaaaaatagttagaaaattatagcaaatccttactagttgaacttgcagaccgtgttcaggtcggcgaggatgttctctgccgagcggtaacggacgtcaaggaggagctttgattctacgagggagagcgacaacggtcgtggaagaccgtgttcccttcctcgtagaatcggagctcttccttgaccaagtacggtgccgtccggtggagacatgctcgccgagctgatcacgtaagcaaggtcaactagtacggatggttatttattcacatgtcccgatatcgtcgcagtagtctgtcaatcaccgtacctaaacgtagtagtctgttatgtgtgtacattcccattcttctgttaatttgcggaaatatcatatgaattacttacctgccgcagtaaaagacgagaacacaatgaccattaaaaatatcattgtttagagatctagataattttatagtttgttaattttatttgtttataaaaggagaaatttatagtgtattaaaaaatgagtatagagagtagatggcaactgcttccgggtcctcggcctctcatgggtttccaaagcgacttaggccgggccttcctctcattccatgcggcaagtgttgtgatgagacgaagattgtgatggagtaccgagtgaagaaggagggtcccaacaaggatcgtatcttctacaagggtcccaacaaggatcgtatcttctacaagggtcccaccgggactaaaggtcctcctttagtcccggttcctgacccgggactaaaggacccccctttagtcccggatgcttgctcccgggtggggaaccgggactagagggggttccccaccgggagtaaagctcggttctctaccagtgagagATGGGAACGAAGGAGAAGAGGAGGTGACCTGCCATCaccgaagaaagaaaaaaaagggcaAACGAGGAAAAGAAAAATATTACCCAAGCCACTGACGTACATATTCCGCTTGTCATAAGAAAGAAGAGGCTGAGATTTGAGGGTTCTTGTTAGAGTTTGGGTCACAAAGCTACGCCTCCTAAACTATGTTTGGTTCAATTTACTCCCTCAACTATTCTCTAGATTAAaaaatttgttttaatttcaaatttttTGTGAGATGATAGAGAATATCATATTTTGTGCTACAAAAATACATTGCCAAATTTTCATCAATATGTTGCATACAATATTGTATCCCATAGTGTCAATTTAATATTAAATTTATTAATTGTGGGGTCACTCCTGGCCTCTCGCCCTCGTAACTGAACACGTGGGGAGAGCCCGAGGGTTTCCCACAGGAAAGAGCTCGAGCAAACGTGTGAGAGCGAGCAAATGTAATAGTGCGTCGGGCGATGGAAAAATACGGATTAAATGCCCATTAATTTGCTCGGGATCCAAGAATCCCCGCTCTTACATGAGCGCCCCAGGTATTTATAGGTCATACCTGGAGGCGCGGTAAATTTACATTAGGACCAAGCCCGATGGGGCAATTGCTACATAACGGACAAGGGTATGGCGGtaatctccctcctttggccagCTACTTTCTACCCTAACCACCTTGAtgggaccgccgccgccgccaagtcgGTTTCCCCCTGCGGCGGGCACCAAACCTTCGCGCAACCCGGCCGAGGGTCGGCCCGGCATCATCGACTTGCTCTCCTTTCGCCGTAGTCCTCCCGCGAAGCGGGCCTTCACGCACGGTACCTGAACACATGGATGAAACATGGTACACTGGAAACCCTCACCGTGAGGGTTAGTACCCGCTGCGAGGTAGTTTAGTCTGACTAAAGAAGGGCAGAGTGCCGGGGGAGGAGCGGCGCCGGGGAGGCCTCCCCCAAACATTAACCTATGACAAATAATGATGATAAAATAAGATATATTTTTAAGCTAAA harbors:
- the LOC136515219 gene encoding proline-rich receptor-like protein kinase PERK2, with the translated sequence MASSKNNIIRATTSPIVVVVAMTLLTTLLMMEADAQPYDDSAMPPGMVGDLLPRGRVPPSGPSNPPPLVAMPPPCLIPPVGPRKPPSMVAMPPDGVGDLLPRGRVPPSGPSHPPPLVAMPPGVVGDLLPQGRVPPSGPSHPLPMVAMPPPCLIPPVGPRKPPSTVAMPPDGVGDFLPRGRVPPSGPSHPPPLVAMPPQWRIPPSGPSMSPPSGPRKPPRRIIPRCGEPTKPPSMEEMIDHGKHVLDLNEKLVDNGGMNTQG